The following nucleotide sequence is from Candidatus Zixiibacteriota bacterium.
TGGCGGCGATGCGGTACAGCCAGGTGGAGAATTTATATTCAGAGCGGTAAGTTTCCAGCGAGGCGAAAGCTTTCATAAAAGTCTCCTGCACCAGGTCATTAGTTGCCTCCTTCTCGCGAACGAATTTGAAAACGATATGATAAATGGCCGTGCGATGCCGCTCCATCAATTCGCGGTAGGCATCCTGACTTCCGGCCAGAGCGCTTTCAATCAATGTCTTATCAAGGTCAGGCAACTTTGCCTTTCAGTACAGGTTACGAATATTCTGCCGTTGCTGTTTCGGACGGCTCGAAAGATAATAAGAATCGCGGCGATAATAAACAAAAAAATCAAGGCTATCCGTTGCGCCGTTAGAGGTTGCAGCCAACTCCGGCAGCTGCTCAATTATTGAACAATTCGCCTTTGCCGGTTTTAAGAGATGTCTTCCACTGATGCGCGCGGGGCAGAGAGATGGTGCCAAATCTTAATAGCGGGAATAAATAGTGACAACACTGTCACGGTAAACTGCCGGATATCGGGGAGAGACGTTGGGGAAATATTGCTGCTCTACCGGACCATAGAAGATATAGCGGACTTCTTCGGGCGCCTGGCCGGTTTCGCCGAAGCGGAGGGTGGCGTTGTACCGTTCCTGCCAAGTGATTCCCAGATGGGAGAGATGGCTGATATACCCCAGATAAACAGGACGAATCGTCATGACCAGCGCCATATCAGCGCCGTCAGCCGTGAGGGAAAAGAAGCAATCGTCCGGCGCGGTATTGGCTCTAATCCAGTCGAACGCCGGCTTCAATCGAGAGTCGGCGCGGGGATAATAGTTGCCGCGATACGGGTCATACTTCTGGTAGGAGGTCAGGATAAAGCCGAGAAAGAGCGCCGCCAGAACAAGAGCGGCAAGAGTTTCTCCCGCCCTGATTTTTGGGCTCTCCATAGCGACATTCATGGCGCCGGCATAATAGACCAGGAAAATAGGAAAGAACGGGTTGTAATGAATCAGAGAACCGAATATCACTGCCAGGGAGAGAAGGAGCGTCATCTCACGGTGGCGGTAGATAACCGCCAGGATAATCATCGGCGCCGCATGAATTAAAATCTCAGAGGGGTCGAAACGAAAAGACGCCGTCAGAACCTGCAAAAGAGGTCGCGTCTCCGCAACGGTCGAAATAAACAGTGCCGCCGCGGCCAGTCCGGCAACGGCGGAGACAAAAATAGATAGATTGGCACTTGTGCGTTTCCAGGCAGCCAGGATAGCCAGGAAAGGGGCGATGATAAGCAACAGATAACCGTTTAGTAGGGCGGCAAAAAAGAT
It contains:
- a CDS encoding sigma-70 family RNA polymerase sigma factor translates to MPDLDKTLIESALAGSQDAYRELMERHRTAIYHIVFKFVREKEATNDLVQETFMKAFASLETYRSEYKFSTWLYRIAA